A portion of the Staphylococcus felis genome contains these proteins:
- a CDS encoding PLP-dependent transferase translates to MKDTQLAQIAVTEDYTGAIANPIYLSTAFQHQGLGQSTGFDYTRTKNPTRNDFEVAFSKLEGGAASFATASGMASIQLVCSLFKPQDEILVSYDLYGGTFRLFQYYEEQYGIHFKYVHFDQYTEVVDAITPHTKALFIEPISNPLMIEVELAPYYELAHQYGLLTIIDNTFLTPYLSTPLEDGADIVIHSATKYIGGHNDVLAGVVTVKDPDLVQKFELLHNMIGATLSPFDSYLLQRGLKTLHLRIDRAQDNARRLAERCRTLDSIKEVLYSGRTGMLSLRLEKDVSVEKLLKFTRVCRFAESLGGTETLITFPYTQTHVDMPDDEKESRGIDQQLVRLSIGIEAYEDIENDLLQALNKSREGVIQ, encoded by the coding sequence ATGAAAGATACACAGCTTGCACAAATTGCTGTAACAGAAGATTATACTGGCGCAATTGCTAATCCTATTTATTTATCAACGGCTTTTCAACATCAAGGGTTAGGCCAATCCACTGGGTTTGATTATACCCGTACGAAAAATCCAACACGTAATGATTTTGAAGTCGCCTTTTCAAAACTGGAAGGCGGTGCTGCATCATTCGCAACAGCAAGTGGTATGGCAAGCATTCAACTCGTATGTAGCTTATTTAAGCCTCAAGATGAAATACTCGTTTCGTATGATTTATATGGTGGCACGTTTCGTTTGTTCCAATATTACGAAGAGCAATATGGTATTCATTTTAAATATGTCCATTTTGATCAATATACTGAAGTGGTTGACGCGATTACACCTCATACAAAAGCATTATTTATCGAACCGATTTCTAATCCACTGATGATTGAGGTCGAATTGGCACCTTATTATGAATTGGCACATCAATATGGATTGTTGACAATCATCGATAATACGTTTTTAACACCTTACTTATCGACACCACTTGAAGATGGTGCAGATATTGTTATACATTCAGCAACCAAGTATATAGGTGGTCATAATGATGTTTTAGCAGGAGTTGTTACTGTAAAAGATCCGGATCTCGTTCAAAAATTTGAACTCTTACACAATATGATCGGTGCTACACTCTCACCTTTTGATAGTTATTTATTGCAGCGTGGACTTAAAACGTTACACTTACGCATCGATCGCGCTCAAGACAATGCACGTCGGTTAGCCGAACGATGTCGCACTTTAGATAGTATTAAAGAAGTCCTATACAGTGGTCGAACAGGAATGCTAAGTCTAAGATTAGAAAAAGACGTAAGTGTTGAAAAGTTACTAAAATTCACACGTGTTTGTAGATTTGCCGAGAGTTTAGGTGGAACAGAGACGCTCATTACTTTCCCATATACACAAACTCATGTCGACATGCCAGACGACGAAAAAGAAAGTAGAGGGATTGATCAGCAACTCGTTCGATTATCTATCGGTATCGAAGCTTATGAAGATATTGAAAATGATTTATTACAAGCATTAAATAAATCTAGAGAAGGAGTGATTCAATGA
- the ychF gene encoding redox-regulated ATPase YchF: MALTAGIVGLPNVGKSTLFNAITKAGALAANYPFATIDPNVGIVEVPDTRLTQLEEIVQPKKTVPTTFEFTDIAGIVKGASKGEGLGNKFLSHIREVDAICQVVRAFDDDNVTHVAGRVNPIEDIEVINMELVLADLESVEKRLPRLEKMAKQKDKTAVNEVRILTKIKEALENGQPVRSLEFNDEDQKYVNQAQLLTSKSMLYIANVGEDEVNDAENDKVKAIRDYAAQEDSDVIVISAKIEEEIATLDDDDKAMFLEELGIEEPGLNRLIRKTYELLGLATYFTAGVQEVRAWTFKEGMTAPQCAGIIHTDFERGFIRAEVTSYDDFVENGGEQGAKEVGKMRLEGKDYIMQDGDVVHFRFNV, encoded by the coding sequence ATGGCCTTAACAGCAGGTATTGTAGGCTTACCGAACGTAGGGAAGTCTACACTATTTAATGCAATAACAAAAGCAGGTGCACTCGCAGCAAATTACCCTTTCGCAACAATTGATCCTAACGTAGGGATTGTAGAAGTGCCTGACACGCGTCTGACGCAATTAGAAGAAATTGTACAACCGAAAAAAACAGTTCCAACTACATTTGAATTCACAGATATTGCCGGAATTGTAAAAGGAGCTTCAAAAGGAGAAGGGCTTGGAAATAAATTCTTATCTCATATTCGCGAAGTCGACGCAATTTGCCAAGTTGTTCGTGCATTTGATGATGATAACGTGACACATGTTGCTGGGCGTGTTAACCCTATTGAAGACATCGAGGTCATCAATATGGAGCTGGTTTTAGCAGATTTGGAATCCGTCGAAAAGCGCTTGCCAAGACTTGAAAAAATGGCTAAACAAAAAGATAAAACAGCAGTTAATGAAGTGCGTATTTTAACAAAAATCAAAGAGGCACTTGAAAATGGACAACCAGTACGTAGTTTAGAATTTAATGACGAAGATCAAAAATATGTCAATCAAGCGCAACTTTTAACATCTAAATCAATGCTTTACATCGCAAATGTTGGTGAAGATGAAGTGAATGATGCTGAAAACGATAAAGTTAAAGCCATTCGTGATTATGCGGCTCAAGAAGACTCAGATGTCATTGTCATTAGTGCTAAAATTGAAGAAGAAATTGCGACATTAGACGATGACGATAAAGCAATGTTCCTTGAAGAGTTAGGCATTGAAGAACCAGGACTCAATCGTTTAATCCGTAAAACATATGAACTATTAGGCCTTGCGACATACTTTACAGCAGGTGTGCAAGAAGTCCGCGCTTGGACATTCAAAGAAGGCATGACAGCACCACAATGTGCCGGCATTATCCATACAGACTTTGAGCGAGGCTTTATCCGCGCAGAAGTGACAAGTTATGACGACTTTGTTGAAAACGGTGGCGAACAAGGTGCTAAAGAAGTCGGTAAAATGCGCTTAGAGGGTAAAGACTATATTATGCAAGATGGTGACGTTGTTCACTTTAGATTTAATGTTTAA
- a CDS encoding ParB/RepB/Spo0J family partition protein, whose protein sequence is MTRRIEDQSPEDVEFVSLDKIRPNPYQPRKDFDVQKLHELAQSIGQHGLLQPIILTPSIQGYYIVAGERRYRASQQVGLTKIPAIIKTFSDEEMREIAIIENLQRDNLNPLEEAESYEQLMDNLNLTQQEVAERLGKSRPYIANMLRLLKLPTQIRTMIRQDQLSSGHGRTLLALKERQLMQKYADLAVRESWSVRYLEQQVNAVRQKGVQAKSEATQTPSKPKLIRQHEAQLRKQYGTGVEISTRQQVGHVTFEFHSESDYHRLIKLLKQTSQ, encoded by the coding sequence ATGACACGTAGAATAGAAGATCAAAGTCCTGAAGATGTTGAATTTGTATCATTGGATAAGATAAGACCTAATCCATATCAACCAAGAAAAGATTTTGATGTCCAAAAACTTCATGAATTGGCTCAATCCATCGGGCAACATGGTTTATTACAACCGATTATTCTTACACCGTCTATTCAGGGATATTACATTGTAGCGGGAGAACGGCGATACCGTGCGAGTCAACAGGTAGGCCTTACTAAGATTCCAGCTATTATCAAAACATTCTCAGACGAAGAGATGCGTGAAATTGCAATCATTGAAAATTTACAACGTGACAATTTGAATCCGCTTGAAGAAGCAGAGAGTTACGAACAATTGATGGACAACTTAAACCTAACACAGCAAGAAGTTGCCGAACGTTTAGGTAAATCCCGTCCATATATTGCCAATATGTTGAGATTACTTAAACTTCCCACTCAAATCAGAACGATGATACGTCAAGACCAACTCTCAAGTGGTCACGGGCGTACACTATTAGCTTTAAAGGAACGGCAATTGATGCAAAAATATGCAGATTTAGCCGTCCGGGAGTCTTGGAGTGTACGCTATTTAGAACAACAGGTGAATGCAGTTCGTCAAAAAGGTGTTCAGGCAAAGTCAGAAGCTACACAAACGCCATCTAAACCGAAGTTAATTCGCCAACATGAGGCGCAATTACGCAAACAATATGGTACAGGAGTCGAAATTTCAACGCGTCAACAGGTGGGCCATGTTACATTTGAATTTCATTCAGAGTCTGATTATCACAGACTTATTAAACTTTTAAAGCAAACAAGTCAATAG
- a CDS encoding mechanosensitive ion channel family protein has product MNQFKAILTEMIRPFLEPETYSNLLTKLVIVLIYVLVAFIVIRILNKVIEQFFKVNNKSSKSAKYKSSRAKRSKTLITLVQNVVGYIVWFITLTTVLSKFGISVESILAGAGVVGLAIGFGAQTLVKDVIAGFFIIFENTFDIGDYVGIKNNSAPIAEGTIKSIGLRSTRVLSITGELCTIPNGTMSEVTNYSVTNGVSIIDIPISINEDLNKVERKMEEFLKTIPKKYDLFIAVPEVWGVNEINSYQATMRIAGETLPGEHFTGSRILRRELKAFLDEEGIETPTPALVQMYQQNNEQ; this is encoded by the coding sequence ATGAATCAATTCAAAGCAATATTGACTGAAATGATTCGACCGTTTCTAGAGCCAGAAACATACTCGAATTTGTTGACCAAATTAGTTATTGTACTGATTTATGTACTTGTCGCATTTATTGTGATTCGTATTTTGAATAAGGTCATCGAACAATTCTTTAAAGTGAATAATAAATCCTCAAAATCTGCGAAGTATAAATCAAGTCGTGCTAAACGTTCCAAAACGCTAATCACACTTGTTCAAAATGTGGTGGGTTATATTGTATGGTTTATTACACTGACAACAGTCTTAAGTAAATTTGGTATTAGCGTAGAGAGCATTTTAGCCGGTGCCGGAGTTGTCGGTTTAGCGATTGGTTTTGGTGCACAAACACTTGTTAAAGACGTGATTGCAGGATTTTTCATTATTTTCGAAAATACTTTTGATATTGGTGATTATGTCGGCATTAAAAATAATAGTGCACCTATCGCAGAAGGTACTATTAAATCGATTGGGTTACGTTCCACACGTGTCTTGTCTATTACAGGAGAGTTATGTACAATCCCAAATGGAACGATGAGTGAAGTGACCAACTATTCAGTAACAAACGGTGTTTCTATTATTGATATACCAATCTCAATTAATGAAGACTTAAATAAAGTTGAAAGAAAAATGGAAGAATTTTTAAAAACAATTCCCAAAAAATACGACTTATTTATTGCAGTACCAGAAGTATGGGGTGTTAACGAAATTAATAGTTATCAAGCAACGATGCGTATTGCTGGGGAAACACTACCTGGTGAACACTTCACAGGGTCTCGAATTTTGCGACGTGAACTCAAAGCATTTTTAGATGAAGAAGGTATCGAAACACCAACACCAGCCTTAGTTCAAATGTATCAACAAAACAATGAACAATAG
- a CDS encoding DUF951 domain-containing protein, giving the protein MSAKYELNDIVEMKKQHACGTNRFKIIRMGADIRIKCENCQRSIMMPRSTFNKKLKKVLEKGNINEKENE; this is encoded by the coding sequence GTGTCTGCAAAGTATGAATTAAATGATATAGTAGAAATGAAGAAGCAACATGCATGTGGTACAAATCGTTTTAAAATTATTCGAATGGGTGCAGATATACGTATCAAATGTGAAAATTGCCAACGAAGTATTATGATGCCACGCTCAACATTCAATAAAAAGTTGAAAAAAGTTCTTGAAAAAGGAAATATAAATGAGAAGGAGAATGAATAA
- the metC gene encoding cystathionine beta-lyase MetC: MSLSQQTQLIHDPKRGQSYQCANQPLYYASTYHQKTLGAATEYDYARSGNPNRETLETKLAQLENGKYGFAFNSGIAAITAVFLTLKSGDHVILPDDVYGGTFRLTEQILSKFDIHFTTVNTEDVSNIEDAIRSNTKLVYLETPSNPLFKVTDIRHAVEIAHRHDLLVAVDNTFMTPLGQHPLELGADIVIHSATKFLSGHSDLIAGAVITNHSSVAEAIYLIQNGAGTGLSVYDSWTLTQHLKTLSVRFNQSVQSAQQMSRFLESHPAVKDVYYPGNNTVHLNQAENGGAVLGFRLKHEHLAQKFVDALDLPLVSVSLGGVETILSHPNTMSHAAIPQHIREARGITFGLFRLSVGLEDVDELISDLDHALKEVYHEPTIRNIKAQRSSG, from the coding sequence ATGAGTTTAAGCCAACAAACCCAGTTGATACATGACCCTAAAAGAGGACAATCTTATCAATGTGCGAATCAGCCACTCTACTATGCATCAACCTATCATCAAAAAACACTAGGTGCTGCTACTGAATATGACTATGCAAGAAGTGGTAATCCTAATCGCGAAACACTAGAAACTAAACTGGCACAACTTGAAAATGGAAAATACGGATTTGCCTTTAATTCCGGTATCGCAGCAATTACCGCCGTGTTTTTAACATTAAAATCAGGCGATCACGTCATTTTACCTGATGATGTGTATGGCGGAACTTTCCGACTTACTGAACAAATCTTATCAAAATTTGATATTCATTTCACAACGGTCAATACAGAAGATGTTTCAAATATTGAAGATGCCATCCGTTCAAATACTAAGCTTGTCTATCTCGAGACACCGTCAAATCCTTTGTTCAAAGTGACAGATATTCGTCACGCTGTTGAGATTGCTCATCGTCATGACTTATTAGTCGCAGTCGACAATACGTTTATGACACCTTTAGGTCAACATCCCCTTGAATTAGGTGCTGACATTGTTATTCACAGTGCAACTAAATTTTTAAGCGGTCATAGTGATCTGATTGCAGGTGCTGTCATTACAAATCATTCATCTGTCGCAGAGGCTATCTATCTTATTCAAAATGGTGCTGGAACAGGATTATCTGTTTATGATAGTTGGACATTGACACAACATCTTAAAACATTATCTGTACGTTTTAATCAATCCGTACAGAGCGCTCAGCAAATGAGTCGTTTTCTAGAATCACATCCAGCTGTTAAAGATGTTTATTACCCGGGCAATAACACCGTTCACCTCAATCAAGCAGAAAATGGAGGTGCCGTATTAGGCTTTCGATTAAAGCATGAACACCTTGCACAAAAGTTTGTTGATGCACTCGATTTACCGCTTGTGTCAGTAAGTTTAGGTGGTGTTGAAACAATCCTTTCTCATCCTAATACGATGTCACACGCTGCCATACCACAGCATATTCGTGAGGCACGTGGTATTACATTCGGCCTCTTTCGTTTGAGTGTTGGATTAGAAGATGTTGACGAACTCATCTCTGATTTAGATCATGCATTAAAGGAGGTATATCATGAGCCGACTATTAGAAACATTAAAGCACAACGTTCTAGTGGCTGA